The following are encoded in a window of Candidatus Poribacteria bacterium genomic DNA:
- a CDS encoding phytanoyl-CoA dioxygenase family protein, with product MAPEETGLTPAQKTFYEANGYLVLKSVFAPEECEHFVEHIEDLHAGRKHLDGFFQQDKYGARTFNQHLYDPRVLALLINARLHKPLADCFGGEPEGIQTMHFYEGSEHPLHQDQYYLPDCMSAWIAMVRVDENNGPLVVQPGSHKGRLITKSDIPMTLQPGETYELQQHNRYFPAVEQVFRENGKDAVQVLVNPGDVVLFSGKLIHGGAQVLKPGTRRHALACHYIPYDSENWERDWPRFSFDGSRRIHYR from the coding sequence ATGGCACCTGAAGAAACAGGTTTAACACCCGCACAAAAAACGTTCTACGAGGCAAACGGATATCTTGTCCTTAAAAGTGTTTTTGCGCCCGAAGAGTGCGAACACTTCGTTGAACATATAGAAGACCTTCACGCCGGACGTAAGCATCTGGATGGATTTTTTCAACAGGATAAATACGGCGCAAGGACCTTTAATCAGCATCTTTACGACCCGCGCGTATTGGCTTTACTTATCAATGCCCGCTTACATAAGCCGCTTGCGGACTGTTTTGGCGGCGAACCGGAGGGGATTCAAACGATGCACTTTTATGAAGGATCCGAGCATCCCCTGCACCAAGACCAGTATTACCTACCGGATTGTATGTCGGCCTGGATTGCGATGGTTCGTGTCGATGAGAACAACGGACCGCTGGTCGTCCAGCCCGGTTCGCATAAAGGTAGATTGATTACGAAAAGCGACATACCTATGACACTCCAACCCGGAGAGACTTATGAATTACAACAGCATAACCGCTATTTTCCGGCAGTTGAACAGGTCTTTCGCGAGAACGGTAAAGACGCGGTTCAGGTGTTGGTAAACCCAGGAGATGTGGTTCTGTTCAGCGGAAAATTGATTCATGGGGGTGCGCAAGTTTTGAAACCGGGGACGCGCAGACATGCGTTGGCGTGCCACTACATTCCATACGACTCCGAAAACTGGGAACGCGATTGGCCACGGTTCTCATTCGACGGCAGTCGGCGGATTCATTATCGGTAA
- a CDS encoding zinc-binding dehydrogenase, whose protein sequence is MFGDQKGGVVDKPDPRAGGDVVVVKIHAVPMCTEYKGFVHGGTGEHFGHEAAGEVVEVAQPGRVKVGDRVVVQPQNACGKCAMCAIGEHIHCTSGRNIRELIGTDPASATYAQYMHKMEDLLSPIPEGVSYEHAGMACCGLGPTFGAMEQMQVNSLDTVMVTGLGPVGLGGIINAHYRGARVVGVESHPYRAELAKKLGADIVLDPSDEDILDQIRDFTDGVGIDKAVDCSGASAAHRLMVDAARRKGQVTFVGEGGEFPLGASRDMIRKGLVLRGNWHYNLGVYPKLMQMIQNSPEQINTFITHTFPMRDVQEAWELQATGECGKVVLHPWD, encoded by the coding sequence ATGTTTGGTGATCAAAAAGGTGGCGTAGTCGACAAACCGGATCCGCGTGCCGGAGGAGATGTCGTCGTCGTCAAAATCCATGCTGTTCCGATGTGTACAGAGTATAAAGGGTTCGTACATGGTGGCACCGGCGAGCATTTCGGCCACGAAGCCGCTGGCGAAGTCGTGGAAGTTGCACAACCCGGTCGCGTCAAAGTAGGGGATCGCGTGGTGGTGCAACCACAGAACGCTTGTGGCAAGTGTGCGATGTGTGCTATAGGTGAACACATTCACTGTACGAGCGGACGGAACATTCGAGAACTCATCGGGACAGACCCGGCTTCGGCGACTTATGCACAGTATATGCACAAGATGGAAGATCTGTTATCACCGATTCCAGAGGGTGTGAGTTATGAACACGCCGGGATGGCGTGCTGTGGATTGGGACCGACATTTGGCGCGATGGAACAGATGCAAGTCAATTCATTGGATACGGTCATGGTTACCGGCTTAGGTCCTGTTGGGTTAGGTGGTATTATCAATGCACACTATCGCGGGGCGCGCGTCGTCGGCGTAGAAAGCCATCCATATCGTGCCGAGCTCGCGAAAAAGTTGGGCGCAGATATCGTCTTGGATCCAAGTGATGAAGATATTCTCGATCAGATTCGAGATTTTACAGACGGGGTCGGAATTGACAAGGCAGTGGACTGCTCCGGCGCGTCTGCAGCCCATCGTTTAATGGTTGATGCAGCCCGAAGAAAAGGACAGGTCACATTCGTCGGCGAAGGTGGCGAATTTCCGCTTGGGGCGAGTCGGGATATGATTCGGAAAGGCTTAGTCCTACGTGGAAATTGGCATTACAACCTCGGTGTCTATCCAAAATTGATGCAAATGATCCAAAATTCACCCGAACAGATAAACACATTCATCACACACACCTTCCCGATGCGTGATGTGCAGGAGGCGTGGGAACTTCAGGCGACCGGGGAATGTGGTAAAGTCGTGCTGCATCCGTGGGATTAG
- a CDS encoding Uma2 family endonuclease, which produces MQQKIISAPTPFYPSSDGKSMAETDWHRKLLMALIQTIEHHFREHDDVYVSGDLLIYYKMGDNTKSVAPDVFVVQGVAKKQRGTYLTWEESHTPDFVLELASPSTFRHDLTGKKDLYESVLKVKEYYIYDPLHQIQPHFIGFRLVDGTYEEIAFVNERLPSSVLNLELGEHDGTLGVYDPTTEQWLAPPEERAEQAEERAEQAEERAEQEALARQRAEDELAKALATLERLQAEKDD; this is translated from the coding sequence ATGCAGCAAAAAATCATATCTGCTCCGACACCCTTCTATCCTTCTTCGGACGGTAAATCTATGGCAGAAACGGATTGGCATCGCAAACTACTGATGGCACTTATACAAACAATTGAGCACCACTTTCGGGAACATGATGATGTTTATGTTTCCGGCGATCTGTTAATCTACTACAAAATGGGAGATAATACAAAATCGGTTGCCCCGGATGTTTTTGTTGTTCAAGGGGTTGCGAAAAAGCAGCGAGGAACGTACCTGACATGGGAGGAATCTCATACCCCTGATTTTGTGTTAGAACTTGCGAGTCCGAGCACGTTTCGGCATGATCTAACTGGGAAGAAAGATTTGTACGAGTCTGTTCTGAAAGTGAAGGAGTATTACATCTATGACCCACTCCATCAAATACAACCGCATTTCATAGGTTTTCGACTGGTTGATGGTACGTATGAGGAAATAGCATTCGTGAACGAGCGTCTGCCGTCGTCGGTGCTAAACTTAGAACTCGGTGAGCACGATGGAACTTTAGGCGTGTATGATCCCACGACAGAGCAATGGTTAGCACCTCCTGAAGAACGCGCTGAACAGGCGGAGGAACGCGCTGAACAGGCGGAGGAACGTGCTGAACAAGAGGCTCTTGCACGACAACGCGCCGAGGATGAATTGGCAAAGGCGTTGGCAACGCTTGAACGCCTCCAAGCCGAAAAAGACGACTAA
- a CDS encoding Type 1 glutamine amidotransferase-like domain-containing protein, whose amino-acid sequence MKTIPKIVAVGGGEIREMETAAIDKRIIELTGKTQPKALFIPTASSDAPGYIDTFEKVYGEHFGCKTRVLKLIQDPPAFEEMSALVLDSDLVYVGGGNTYKMMKLWRRLRLDTVLAEAASRGIVLSGLSAGAICWFRYGHSDSRSFSSNPKWDYIRVSGLGFINAVYCPHYHFEKRETSFSQMIAKRGGIGIACDNNAAIEIVDDHYRILTSAPNAKAYKLFKRDGNAVITELPQGNGYTPLADLLRRG is encoded by the coding sequence ATGAAAACAATACCGAAGATTGTTGCAGTTGGCGGTGGAGAAATTAGAGAAATGGAAACCGCTGCTATTGACAAACGCATCATTGAATTAACCGGCAAAACACAACCGAAGGCACTCTTTATTCCAACTGCCAGCAGCGACGCACCCGGATATATTGATACTTTTGAGAAGGTTTACGGTGAACATTTTGGATGTAAAACGCGCGTTCTCAAGCTCATTCAAGATCCACCAGCGTTTGAGGAGATGTCCGCGCTGGTGTTGGATTCTGACCTTGTCTATGTTGGGGGTGGAAACACCTACAAGATGATGAAATTATGGCGACGCTTGAGGTTAGATACCGTATTGGCAGAAGCTGCGTCCCGCGGTATTGTGCTATCGGGGCTCAGCGCGGGTGCGATCTGCTGGTTTAGATACGGGCATAGCGATTCTCGGTCTTTCTCCAGCAACCCGAAGTGGGACTATATCCGCGTCAGTGGACTTGGATTCATCAATGCAGTCTATTGTCCACATTATCACTTCGAGAAGCGAGAAACTTCCTTTTCGCAAATGATCGCAAAACGGGGTGGCATCGGCATCGCCTGTGATAATAACGCAGCGATTGAGATTGTAGACGATCACTATCGTATCCTCACCTCTGCGCCTAATGCGAAGGCGTACAAACTCTTTAAGCGTGACGGAAACGCTGTTATTACTGAATTACCTCAAGGCAATGGGTATACGCCTTTAGCCGATCTTTTAAGACGGGGATAA